A genomic segment from Veillonellaceae bacterium encodes:
- a CDS encoding transporter — protein MDVTAKLIYIVTDLMMPLMLGYYCRQRQWLSEALCNKIIEVNITVFYTILAALSFWILPLNLALLWLPVFGILLSFIPGLTGYLIARKKYDDGPDKASYLASTMLSNIGTLGGLCTFFLFGEPGFAYIQIVAMFQNLVFFLFCFPMANYYNNLLSQQAGNTRKITFAELFFNRNQLPVAGIAVGMLLYAGEVPRPEFLGDLFNILIHISAWFALFPVGYSIQFSEMKHYYRSILDILPVKFIITPLVGYLVASKLFTDPVVLGTIIIAASTPTAINAVVLTRLYNFNVHLASAAFFLTTTVFLTAIYPVLFFWLQ, from the coding sequence ATGGATGTAACAGCCAAACTAATTTATATAGTTACCGACCTGATGATGCCGCTGATGCTTGGCTACTACTGCCGGCAGCGGCAGTGGCTGAGTGAAGCCTTGTGCAATAAAATTATTGAAGTCAATATTACAGTCTTTTACACAATTTTGGCGGCATTGAGTTTCTGGATACTGCCGCTCAATCTTGCATTGCTCTGGTTGCCGGTTTTCGGAATATTGCTCAGCTTTATCCCCGGGCTTACAGGCTACCTGATTGCCCGGAAAAAATATGACGATGGCCCGGATAAGGCCAGTTACTTAGCGTCAACCATGCTGTCCAACATTGGGACACTCGGCGGTTTATGCACCTTTTTCCTGTTCGGGGAGCCAGGGTTTGCCTATATTCAGATAGTTGCCATGTTCCAGAACCTCGTCTTTTTCTTGTTCTGTTTTCCTATGGCCAATTATTATAACAACCTGCTGTCACAGCAGGCCGGTAATACTCGAAAAATTACCTTTGCCGAGCTCTTCTTTAACCGCAACCAATTGCCGGTAGCCGGAATAGCTGTCGGAATGCTGCTGTATGCCGGCGAAGTTCCCCGCCCGGAGTTTCTTGGCGATTTGTTTAATATCCTAATCCACATTTCAGCCTGGTTTGCACTGTTTCCGGTGGGTTATTCTATCCAATTCTCCGAAATGAAACATTACTATCGCAGCATCCTCGATATTTTACCCGTCAAATTTATTATCACTCCGCTGGTTGGCTACCTCGTCGCCAGCAAGCTTTTTACTGACCCGGTGGTGCTAGGCACTATCATTATTGCCGCCAGTACGCCTACCGCCATTAACGCCGTCGTCCTTACCCGCCTGTATAATTTTAATGTCCACTTAGCCAGCGCCGCATTCTTCCTCACAACTACGGTATTCCTCACTGCTATTTACCCTGTTCTCTTTTTCTGGCTCCAATAA
- a CDS encoding universal stress protein, giving the protein MKTAILVPFDGSKNAVGALQFAINLAKSLQEKVVVLNVQPSFRTVHTKMFFDETAVREYQEQLFEEMVSPAKELLQDAGVEYEFKLRTGDPKEQICKEVIADNNAQTGCSTSVRMIVMGSRGMNPMLSGVLGSVSYGVINSAVCPVTIVPLTCS; this is encoded by the coding sequence ATGAAAACCGCGATTCTTGTTCCGTTTGATGGATCGAAGAATGCCGTTGGTGCGCTGCAGTTTGCTATTAACCTGGCCAAATCTCTGCAGGAAAAAGTTGTCGTTCTAAATGTTCAGCCAAGCTTTAGAACAGTACATACAAAAATGTTCTTCGATGAAACCGCCGTTCGTGAATATCAAGAACAGCTTTTTGAGGAAATGGTAAGCCCGGCGAAAGAATTATTGCAAGATGCCGGTGTAGAATATGAATTCAAACTAAGAACCGGAGACCCCAAGGAACAGATCTGCAAAGAAGTCATAGCCGATAATAACGCTCAAACCGGCTGCTCAACAAGCGTACGCATGATAGTGATGGGCTCGCGCGGTATGAATCCGATGCTCAGCGGAGTACTCGGCAGCGTTAGCTACGGCGTGATTAATTCAGCCGTCTGCCCTGTAACCATCGTTCCTTTAACCTGTTCATAG